A stretch of DNA from Rutidosis leptorrhynchoides isolate AG116_Rl617_1_P2 unplaced genomic scaffold, CSIRO_AGI_Rlap_v1 contig343, whole genome shotgun sequence:
tatatgtatgtatcttttGAATATCTGAGCTACATATATACTACCTCCGTTTTACGATTGTTGATGTTTTGGTTAAAATGTCATAATTTAATTAATGGGTAAATTGAGAGTATTTTTATgaacaaaaatattttttaaattttttcaaATTGAACAAGACATCATATATAGTCTAAAAAATATTTTCTTTTTTGATTAAATACCCTCATTTCTCTCATTAATTATACAATGACATTAAATCAAAACACCAACTATTTTGAAACCGAAAATATGTATTAAAATGACAAAAGATGTATTCGTGTTATGCAGCGTACTTTGGAAGTAATGATGGTGATAGTGGGAGCAACACAGATGTTCTGCATTGGAGCTATCTATACAGGCGTTAGAGAAATCGATGCACATCACAGAATATTAGGATTCTAATTTTACAAGCATCCAAATAAAAATGAACTCTCCAACTTCAAATATTTCGATTTCTTGTAATTTTATCTTCTTCTCTTCTCTTTTATTTTGCCTTTTAATCATTTGTATACTGATTCAAAATTTGGAATCAATATTTGTCACGTGCATTATAGTGCTAGAAAAAGTAAACAAAATAAATGCATGCACAAAATAAACAACTATATATTATAACTTTTTCATAATTAAGTTTGTAAAGATTAAATACCATGTGATTTACTTTGATAACAGAGATGAAAATGGCTCACTTTCGTGATTATTGTAAAACTTCCTTAGTTGGCGAGGCATGTAAAAGTTTTTGCCGTAGTATAGAGTGTAGACATTGAAAATTAATGTACCATCTTGAAATCCATAATCACTCAACTTAAATTTCATAGATAACCATGCATGGGGTATACTTAATTACTTTAGATTGTGGTATTGCACAATAGAATccacattttatttctattttatataaataatcacaCAATTTAAATTTTATAGATAACCATGCACGTGTCAATCCAGAAAATGAAAATTTCTAGCCCTAGAAAATGTACCTAAATTACCTAAAAAATGAAGAATCGGACTTGTGGAATCGAGTCGTATCAATAACCAGTGTTGCTATCTCTAATATCCGTGAATACATCAATTCCTGCGATGAGCAACAAGTAAATTTAGCACTAGTTTGATTAAATGTAACATCAGAACCAAATAAATGAAGAATCGGAAAACAAGGAGTAACAGAGGGAACATCATTCCTGCCGATTACATTTTGAAAATGCTGACCAATACCTGCTTCTGTGAAAGTACCGATTGAATATCCTTCCCGATTAAAACCAAGCTCTTGCTTGACTTTGCTCTTGTTATGCAACTTCCCTTGATTGCCCTTCTGCCGAAAATTAGGGAATCCACTAATCCTTTTTTGGTTGGAAAACGAGCGAGAACGAGATAAAATTTCGGTTCGTTGAAGGTGAAAATGGGGGTTTAGAGAATCGGAGTTTGTAAGATCTACTCTAAAATTCAAAGACAAGGACCAACACATATATAAATAGAAATAAAGAGATAGCCAGAAGATGATAACTGATAATTTGAAACGGTGCCGTTTATattgatttgactaagaaattacATTTTACAATGAATATAATAAAGACGAGTTAAACCTATAATGACTGAAATAAGGACTTAAAGATATGTCCCATACATAAAGGACTATATGATAGAATATCTAAATTGCTTCCATCAGCCATGAAAAGCCAACGACGAACACCATTACACCTAGCTAGTGTCCCCCTTTCTTCTTCTTCCCTCCTTTCTTCTTCTTAGGTGGAATCTTCTTCTTTGGCGGCATGGTCGGctccttcttcatcttcttcttagATACTTCAGCAACATGCCTTGGAATAGGGCATCAGAGCCCACATTTGCCTTGATGGCAGAGCATATCAGCTAGCGTGTGGAAGCTAGCTTTGCACATGGCCACAAACGACCTATTCTTCCTTAAATGAATTCGATCATTGTGAGCATCCATTTCCTTTTCCAAATTGAAAAAACGAGAACATACAATACAATGAAACCTGAATTGCGTCAGGATTGATTGATGTGACGCGAGAgagaattgatatattattatcatcGTATAATAGTTGTCCAACATGCAGTGATATGTGTAGCTGTTCATGCAAAACAAATCATGAACCCTTTTATGACAATTGAAACTTACTTAGTTGGTGAGGCATGCTAAAGTTTTTGACGTTATTGTAGACCTCGAAAATTAATATGCCATGATACCATCTTAAAATCCACAATCACACAATTGGAATTTCATAAATAATTTTAGTTATATACACAACCACATAGCTTAAATTTAGAGACAGATCTAAAAAAACTTTTCACTGGAGGCAAAATAGTGGAAACTTACATCAATTCTTATTTATGGTTTTTTTTTATCCAAAAAAAATTATATCAATACTTGTTTAGGGGACTTTTTTCCAGAAAAAGGATGCATATACACATGAGAGTATGAAATATAAACTGCATGGTAGAGGGGTTGGGAAAAACTTTTCAAAAGAAATGATATCAATGCAAATTTAGGGAAATGTTTATATAGAAAAAGGGTGTATATACACATACACAAAGAAATATAAATTGCACAATAGAACGGTTGGGAAAAAAATTCAAAAGAAATTATTTGAATGTTTATTtaggagattttttttttttaaaaaaggacgTATATACATAGTAGAGTTTAAGTTGTGAAAAATATTTAAAAGTAGACTAGTTTAAGCTGGGGCAGCGCTAAGCACACGAAAGACAGCTCCAAAAAATCGAACCAAGGGTTATAAGATGCAACTTAAAATGCCTAACCACTTGATCAAACATTCTTTTCAGATCACGTATTAGCAAAATacaatatttattttaaaatattGGGAACAATTGTCCCTACTTGCCTTTTAATAAATCCGCCACTGCTTAAATTTCATAGATAATCATGCGTTGTATCATTTTAAATTTTGGTATGGGACAACACATTTTTCTCGATGAGATTTCAACACATCAACTAAGGTTCCTTTATTATCACATGAATCCATAGAACTTATGAGAAAAAAAAGATTGTGTAGGTCATTGATATTATTCAACAAATTTAGTCTCAGATAGTCACCTGAGTCTGAGTGGGTCATACTCAACCTTATAAATggaaattaaaaataattatagggccatcatcattattattatttaattaaaagaaAGCAATAGGCAACCACGGTGCAATGCTCGAATTTGGACATAATGGACCATTGAGTCTAAATTCAAAATTACTCGTGTAAGGCCCAAGCCCAAACCAATTACTTCAATTTACAACGGTACCCCTTGCAATCGTCAGTCAATTCCCGCCATCTGAAAAGAAAATCTAGTCTGAACTTTGACCGGCGGAGCTGAAACTGAGAAGCTCTCTGAAACCAATCGACGATGAACTGTAAAATCCCAATAACTGTAGCAATCACGAACCCTTCTTTCTCATTAACCCCTTGTTCACGTCATCTAACACAATTCTACCCTCAATTCCCCACAACTCACAAAAGCCCTAATACTGTCGCTCTCAAATTCCGGAATAGGTTTCAAATTCTTGCAGCCGACGGGGATGGGACTGCCGGAAACTGGGTGAACCGGTTGCCAATAAGGGGTTTTGCTGCCGATAAAGTGTTCCGGCTCATTTCTGGGGCGACCTCAAGTCCAATTGGCCAGTACATTTCAAAGCCATTCACTTTCTTGCACTCTGTCGACCCCAGAGTCAAACTGGTTCGTCGGAATTGTTTTCATTTTAAGATTGGTTTTTGGATTCATTTCTGAAATTTTTGATTGGTATTTAGTGGGTATGGAAATCTAGTTAAGTGGATTTGATCATTATCTGAGCTAAGTTTTGTTTAATTATTTCCTTTTTCTTTGCAGGTATGGCTTTTGGCTTTGGTTATTTTACCAGCACGGTCGCATATAGTTATGCGCTTTGGACTCGTAATATACATTGCTCTTCTGTCAATATGTTTCCTACCTACCGATGTGTGGAAGGTATATAAGTTTTGAAGAATTACTAAATTTCGTGTATACTGTCTCTTTTTTGTTTGAAATGAGAATGAACTATTGTCATGGTACTCGTAGGACCAATTGGGAAGAGTATCACTGCTCTCTGGTATTTTGTTCATAATGTTGGGACTTGGGACAGATGGTGTACCACCAGTTGTCCAGCCGAGAACTCCGCCACTTGCACTTACAGGGTTGCCTAATGTTCCAATGTCTTTGGGAGGTTATTCTTATTTGATAATGAAGCTAGGACCTTTACAATTTACAAGAAAGGGTTTGTCGGTAGCTAGCACTGCTGCATGCTTAACTTTCACTGTAAGTTACCTCTTTTGTTTTTGctcttttagttttttttttcctGTGAAGTGGTGAACATGAGATCATCCATCTCATAAGCTTATTTGAGATTGAACTCTAGGAGCAATCATTCATTTCTTGATTCTATTTGCATTCAACTTGACTAGCTATACAATTCAATGGGATTGATTATCTGAGAACAAGGTTTATTTTTGTGAAAGATTTTCCAAAGTGCAAGCATCTGCCTGGCTACCACAACCCCAGAAGAACTTGCTTTTGCTTTGCGGTGGTTTATGAAACCTCTGGGATATATCGGAGTTCCAGTAGCTGAGATTATTCTTACCCTCTTGCTTTCACTGAGATTCCTCAATTTGGTATTTGATGAGGTAATAGACTTTTGTATTTGGTTTCTTTCTTCTGTAATAATCTAAATCATTCGTTTGTTTCTATTAATAGCAACTATATTGTAGCTATCCTCACTTCTCTAATCTACTCTACCATTCCATTCCATATGATGATTGCTATTTTGTTGGCAGGTCCGTAACGTTGCTTTGGGAATTGTTTCTCGCCGGATTGATTGGCAGCAGTTAACAGTGATGGAAACCATAGATAGTAAGTGGATGCTCTTCTATATACTTCGCTTAAACAATTGTGCTTGCTTGCAGCTTATGCTATTTCTCCAAATTGTCAATTTTCAGTTTTTGCTTCTTACATCCGTCGGATATTTCAAAACATTTTTAGCCATGCGGAGCAAATATCTCAGGTCTATATCTTTGATCTTTCCTATGTCAGTGTTTTTATTCACTTGGATGTTGAAACTAGACGAGTCACTTGTGAATTCTCAAAATTATTTAATAGTATCTTGTTTGGACGACTTGGGTTTTCAGGCCATGATTGTAAGGGGTTTTAGAGGAGACAGCAACACGCATCGGATTTACTTCTTATCCAAGTCATCTTTCGGAGTGGCAGATTTCGCTTCCTTAGTGTGCCTGGTTGGTGTTATGAGTGCTGCTTTTTTGTCCGATTATTTTCTTGTATAACAACTGACGACTATATTGTAAAGCTAAGACAAGTAAATGTACAAGAACTTTTCTTCTGTAATTTTCGTTTTCTACAATTTTGAACCTCAGCAAGAAAATGGCGAAGAGTGGAATGATTACGGCTTTGATCGTCTAACATATATAGTACGACTATTATGAAATAAACTTTAACGAAAACGTCAATAATTTAATCATGACCATTGTCGATATAAAACCGCGTTCCATCCTAAAGCTAGCGAAGCTATACAGGCACTCTCACACAGCAACAAAATGGATCCCCAATCCATATTACATCATCCTTTTCCCTATAAGGTTATTTCCGCCAGCAAAGCTTTCTGGCGCCCTCTCTCATCATCTCATAGGCAAGTTTGTAGTGCTCAAGAGAGGATGTCCCAAATTCTATGTACTTGGAAGCTGCCTCTTTGAGACTCCAAACCATCATATTCTTAAGTTCTTCAGAGCTAATGCCTGAATCAAAATTATGGACAATGCCTAACTCAGCATACCTCGTCCAACGATGCAAAATGAAGCGAGACGGAATTTCTTTCACATCCAACATATTGAAAACTCTCAAAATATGTCTGCAGAGAACACCTTCGAATTCGAACATACGGCACGTACAACTAACATTCAGGTTGGATGGACTAACAGTAACTGCATGCTTTTCATTTTCATGTCCACACGTTCGTACCGAGAATCTACAAAGGTCTCCTTCCTCATAGGTCTTCATTCCAATATAGTTGTCAGACTGCAAAAGTTCATTTTGGAATATTTGGAAAAGAGTAAGAGTATAAAGCCTACCGCACTGTTCTTCTATGGGTTCGTTTGTTCGCAGAAGACCGTGCAAGTTGCTACTGTGGAAATCCTCTTTTCTTTCCTCTACACGACGTTGCTCAAGACCTTCCTCATACTGTGAAATAAAGTCTTTGAATGGGGTTTGATCATTCACATAATCTCCAAAGAATGACTCAGTACTTCCATTCATGGGTATTCCAGCAAAAAATGTTCCTAGTAAGTACACTGGAACCCAATTTGAACGCTTATCGTACATTTCTTTCAGCCAAACATTCTCCTTCAAGCCATACTTGCTGATAAGTGCACACCACGAAGTTTGGAATTCGGCAGTTGTCTGGCTTCGATATATGCACTTATCATATTCAAGTTTGAATTCAGGACCCACCAACCTGAAATTTTCTCGCTCCTTTGCCCTCATCTGCCATGTTGAAAACCGATGATGAGTTCCAGGTAAGATTTGAGCTATAGCTTGTTGAATGGCTGTGTCTTGATCAGCAATTATTGATTTTGGACGGCGACCAGACATTGCTCGAAGCCAAGTCTCAAACAACCAAGTGAAAGACTCCCTGGATTCATCGGCAATCAAAGCACAACCAAGAAGAACCGGTTTCCGATGATGATTAACTCCGACAAATGTAGCAAATGGCAGTTCATGGTTACCTTTCCGATATGAAGTATCAAAAACAATGGCATCGCCAAATTGACTGCATGAAAATCTCGACCTTCCATCAGCCCAGAAAATACTCCTGCAATTACCATTCTCAACTTCGACAGAGTAAAAGAATCCTGAATCTTCTGCTTGTTTAATTTGGAAATATTCCAGAAGTACAGTGTACCATTCATTTTCAATGTTATTTATAGAACTTCCTTGGATAATGTGGCCACCATTTATATCAGATAAATCGACAGAGTCTAATCCACCATTAAAATCTTCATGAAATCTCTTTAAAGCTGTAGGAGATTGATTTTGAGACTGAGATCCCAGTTGAAAACCCAGAACGTGATTGTGATCCTTCTGAAAACGGTCCACCACCCAACTTCCATCCTCTTGTTTCTTAATCCTCATAAATGCTCCACAGCCAAGTCTTGAGGGATGCTGAAACCCTTCCTTTGAGCACACAAATCGACGGGATGTAATTGATCCATCGTGCTTTGACCGAAACAACTGCCCTATCCGAATTCTAAATCCACTACTTTCCGCAAATGCTTGATAAAATTGGTATGCATCATTAGCTGAATTAAACTGTAGACCTACATATGGTTCGAAATGAACTTCTTGGACATCTCCTTCCCTTTTAAGGCGTTTGACATTAATGATACCCGATGGACAGGGAATGCCATCCTGAACATAATCAATTTCATCCTGCAATTTCGTTCTTGGCCTTCGTGTCACATCAACTGCACGTTTTCTAGCAGTAGGAGATCGCTGATGCATGATGACTGGACGGTTTTCTCCATCAGGACCTAGTTCATGATTGTGCTCTTTCTGGATTTGGTCGATAACCCACTTTCCAGAGTCACGTGCTTGTACCCTAATGAATGCCGGACAACCATTTCTCGAACTAAGCTGAAATCCCTCCTTGGAGCATACAAACCTTCGCGACGAAACAGACCCATCTGTCCTTGATCTGTAGAGCTGACCAGTTCGAATTTTGAATCCCTTGCGTGTTGCATATAGAGCGTAAAATTGGCGCGACTCGTCAGCTGAATTAAACTCCATCCCAAGACATGGCTCAGCTGTA
This window harbors:
- the LOC139883043 gene encoding protein ABCI12, chloroplastic yields the protein MNCKIPITVAITNPSFSLTPCSRHLTQFYPQFPTTHKSPNTVALKFRNRFQILAADGDGTAGNWVNRLPIRGFAADKVFRLISGATSSPIGQYISKPFTFLHSVDPRVKLVWLLALVILPARSHIVMRFGLVIYIALLSICFLPTDVWKDQLGRVSLLSGILFIMLGLGTDGVPPVVQPRTPPLALTGLPNVPMSLGGYSYLIMKLGPLQFTRKGLSVASTAACLTFTIFQSASICLATTTPEELAFALRWFMKPLGYIGVPVAEIILTLLLSLRFLNLVFDEVRNVALGIVSRRIDWQQLTVMETIDIFASYIRRIFQNIFSHAEQISQAMIVRGFRGDSNTHRIYFLSKSSFGVADFASLVCLVGVMSAAFLSDYFLV
- the LOC139883044 gene encoding protein FAR1-RELATED SEQUENCE 7-like — translated: MVVREYPNGVVHVDKLNYLHRDNGGESTAEPCLGMEFNSADESRQFYALYATRKGFKIRTGQLYRSRTDGSVSSRRFVCSKEGFQLSSRNGCPAFIRVQARDSGKWVIDQIQKEHNHELGPDGENRPVIMHQRSPTARKRAVDVTRRPRTKLQDEIDYVQDGIPCPSGIINVKRLKREGDVQEVHFEPYVGLQFNSANDAYQFYQAFAESSGFRIRIGQLFRSKHDGSITSRRFVCSKEGFQHPSRLGCGAFMRIKKQEDGSWVVDRFQKDHNHVLGFQLGSQSQNQSPTALKRFHEDFNGGLDSVDLSDINGGHIIQGSSINNIENEWYTVLLEYFQIKQAEDSGFFYSVEVENGNCRSIFWADGRSRFSCSQFGDAIVFDTSYRKGNHELPFATFVGVNHHRKPVLLGCALIADESRESFTWLFETWLRAMSGRRPKSIIADQDTAIQQAIAQILPGTHHRFSTWQMRAKERENFRLVGPEFKLEYDKCIYRSQTTAEFQTSWCALISKYGLKENVWLKEMYDKRSNWVPVYLLGTFFAGIPMNGSTESFFGDYVNDQTPFKDFISQYEEGLEQRRVEERKEDFHSSNLHGLLRTNEPIEEQCGRLYTLTLFQIFQNELLQSDNYIGMKTYEEGDLCRFSVRTCGHENEKHAVTVSPSNLNVSCTCRMFEFEGVLCRHILRVFNMLDVKEIPSRFILHRWTRYAELGIVHNFDSGISSEELKNMMVWSLKEAASKYIEFGTSSLEHYKLAYEMMREGARKLCWRK